A single window of Gammaproteobacteria bacterium DNA harbors:
- the cadR gene encoding Cd(II)/Pb(II)-responsive transcriptional regulator has product MKIGELATRTDCPVETIRYYEREGLLPVPARSEGNYRLYSDAHIERLLFIRHCRSLDMTQDEIRTLLKFRDAPEANCGQVNILLDAHIGHVAARITELKILERQLKALRRQCDAAQATRDCGILNELASEAASPTKPRKSETSHVYGVHARSKKEQR; this is encoded by the coding sequence TTGAAAATCGGCGAATTGGCGACGCGTACGGATTGCCCGGTGGAAACAATTCGCTATTACGAGCGGGAAGGTTTGTTGCCAGTACCGGCGCGGTCCGAAGGCAATTATCGGCTGTACAGCGATGCGCACATCGAACGGTTATTGTTTATCCGCCATTGCCGGTCACTCGACATGACACAGGACGAGATTCGCACGCTGCTCAAGTTTCGTGACGCACCGGAAGCAAACTGCGGGCAGGTAAACATCCTGCTCGATGCACACATTGGTCATGTTGCAGCGCGTATTACTGAGTTAAAAATTCTGGAACGACAATTAAAAGCACTACGGCGACAATGTGATGCTGCACAAGCAACAAGAGATTGTGGAATTCTGAACGAACTCGCGTCCGAAGCCGCTTCGCCAACTAAACCGAGAAAATCCGAGACAAGCCATGTGTATGGCGTGCATGCACGCAGTAAGAAAGAGCAACGCTAA
- a CDS encoding efflux RND transporter periplasmic adaptor subunit translates to MNRSPSFKKTLRTITTGAVLISLGAAGGWWWAKQAAGPESVTVGNEAAVTSTSANKVLYWYDPMYPQQHFDKPGKSPFMDMALVPKYASEKGEPTGVKIDPAMAQNLGMRLATVARVPLASQVDATGIIGYNERDVAVVQSRAEGFVERVWPLAPGDVIEAGQPLAEVLVPAWAAAQHEFLAAKSSGNGTLLAIARERLHLVGMSDEQIHTIEHDGTPRSIFRIDAPIDGVIQSLDVRTGMTLTTGQTLARINGLATVWLDVAVPEARAGDVQIGSNAVIYLTSIPGQALNGRVTTILPVLNDGSRSLRIRIELFNPDGHLRPGLSAQVSLDTSSDDTALAVPTEAVIRTGKRSLVMVADDQGRFMPAEVTLGREIGGQTMIASGLSEGQRVVSSGQFLLDSEASLNGIIANTGEVFESSLPAALHEADATITGISTDEVTLAHGPFKTLSMPGMTMTFPLARPGLAHDLKTGDKVRVGVRQTDNGLVVERIEKMGDGR, encoded by the coding sequence ATGAATCGGTCGCCTTCTTTCAAGAAAACTCTGAGGACAATCACCACTGGCGCCGTGCTGATATCCCTGGGCGCGGCGGGCGGTTGGTGGTGGGCAAAACAAGCGGCCGGGCCGGAGTCGGTCACCGTAGGCAACGAGGCCGCCGTTACATCCACCAGCGCAAACAAGGTGCTGTACTGGTACGACCCCATGTATCCGCAACAGCATTTCGACAAGCCGGGGAAATCACCGTTCATGGATATGGCGCTGGTTCCCAAGTACGCCAGCGAGAAAGGCGAACCAACCGGAGTAAAGATCGATCCCGCCATGGCGCAGAATCTCGGCATGCGGCTCGCGACCGTGGCGCGCGTTCCGCTCGCCTCGCAAGTGGATGCAACCGGCATCATCGGCTACAACGAGCGCGACGTGGCCGTGGTGCAAAGCCGCGCGGAAGGCTTCGTCGAGCGGGTGTGGCCCTTGGCCCCCGGTGATGTGATCGAGGCCGGGCAGCCGCTGGCCGAGGTGCTGGTGCCCGCCTGGGCGGCGGCACAACACGAGTTTCTTGCGGCCAAGTCCTCGGGCAATGGGACGCTGCTCGCGATAGCACGCGAGCGCCTGCATCTCGTGGGAATGAGTGATGAACAGATCCATACGATCGAACACGACGGCACGCCGCGTTCGATCTTCCGGATAGATGCTCCGATCGACGGCGTCATTCAATCACTCGATGTACGCACCGGTATGACCCTGACGACCGGTCAGACACTGGCGCGTATCAATGGTCTGGCCACGGTCTGGCTTGACGTGGCGGTACCGGAGGCACGGGCGGGCGACGTGCAAATCGGCAGCAATGCCGTGATATACCTGACGAGTATTCCAGGCCAAGCTCTGAACGGACGGGTGACCACGATCCTACCTGTGCTTAACGACGGGAGTCGCAGCCTCCGAATACGCATCGAGCTGTTCAACCCGGACGGCCACCTGCGCCCCGGACTCTCAGCCCAGGTCAGCCTGGATACGTCTTCCGATGATACAGCGCTCGCAGTTCCGACCGAGGCCGTTATTCGTACGGGTAAGCGTTCACTGGTAATGGTGGCGGACGATCAGGGTCGCTTCATGCCGGCGGAGGTGACGTTGGGTCGCGAGATCGGCGGCCAGACGATGATTGCATCGGGCCTGTCCGAGGGACAGCGGGTCGTTAGCAGCGGGCAATTCCTCCTGGATTCCGAGGCGAGCCTCAACGGCATTATTGCAAACACAGGCGAAGTATTTGAATCGTCCTTACCTGCCGCACTGCACGAAGCCGACGCGACTATCACAGGCATCAGCACAGACGAAGTCACGCTGGCGCACGGTCCGTTCAAGACGCTGTCCATGCCGGGCATGACCATGACCTTCCCGCTCGCTCGGCCTGGATTGGCACACGACCTCAAGACAGGCGATAAGGTGCGCGTAGGTGTGCGACAGACCGATAACGGGCTTGTCGTCGAGCGGATCGAGAAAATGGGAGACGGCCGGTGA
- a CDS encoding DsrE family protein: MAKILFILNDAPYGNERAYNALRLAGALAAKDGHEVRLFLLGDSVACAKAGQKVPEGYYNVQLMLGKITRHSEIGVCGTCLDARGFTDADLAEGAQRSTLAALASWTAEADKVLVF; encoded by the coding sequence ATGGCGAAGATCCTCTTCATCCTCAACGATGCGCCATATGGCAATGAGCGCGCTTACAATGCCCTGCGCCTCGCAGGCGCCCTCGCCGCCAAGGACGGACATGAGGTCCGGCTCTTCCTGCTGGGTGATTCGGTCGCCTGCGCCAAAGCCGGACAGAAGGTCCCGGAAGGTTATTACAATGTACAGCTAATGTTGGGAAAGATCACCCGGCACAGCGAGATCGGCGTCTGCGGGACCTGCCTCGATGCGCGCGGCTTCACCGACGCGGATCTCGCTGAAGGCGCGCAGCGCTCGACACTCGCCGCACTCGCTTCCTGGACGGCCGAGGCTGACAAGGTGCTCGTCTTCTGA
- a CDS encoding copper-binding protein codes for MSGMKMDKPSAMEGDSTTQSAKATGMIKAIDLDKGTVTLKHGPISSIKWPAMTMAFKITPDQAAPLTVGEQVEFEFVTSGMEATITKITAM; via the coding sequence ATGAGTGGAATGAAAATGGACAAGCCTTCAGCGATGGAGGGCGATTCAACCACCCAATCTGCCAAGGCGACCGGCATGATTAAGGCCATCGATCTCGACAAAGGGACCGTTACGCTTAAGCATGGTCCTATCTCGTCCATTAAGTGGCCGGCCATGACCATGGCTTTCAAAATCACGCCGGATCAGGCGGCGCCGCTCACAGTCGGTGAGCAAGTCGAGTTTGAGTTTGTAACGAGCGGAATGGAGGCCACGATAACCAAGATCACGGCGATGTAA
- a CDS encoding SHOCT domain-containing protein — translation MMGDIGNFGWGMGFGWLFMLIFWGLVILGIAALVKWMVSSRGEPREKTPLEILRERYARGEIGRDEYEQKKRDLQG, via the coding sequence ATGATGGGAGACATTGGAAATTTTGGCTGGGGCATGGGCTTCGGGTGGCTGTTCATGCTGATCTTCTGGGGCCTGGTCATCCTCGGCATCGCGGCGCTGGTGAAGTGGATGGTTTCGTCACGGGGCGAGCCACGCGAGAAGACGCCGCTGGAAATCCTGCGGGAACGCTATGCCCGCGGTGAGATCGGCCGCGACGAGTACGAACAAAAGAAGCGCGACCTTCAAGGCTAA
- a CDS encoding efflux RND transporter permease subunit has translation MIAGLIRWSVDNRFLVLLATVFIAAWGLWSVKTTPIDALPDLSDVQVIVRTSYPGQAPQIVENQITYPLTTTMLSVPGAKTVRGFSFFGDSFVYVLFEDGTDLYWARSRVLEYLNQVQGRLPATARSSLGPDATGVDWIYEYALIDKTGWHDLAQLRSLQDWFLKFELKALPNVAEVATVGGMVKQYQVLPDPVKLASLGITHAQVIDAITRANQETGGGVLELGEAELMVRANGYLKSIADFQAIPLALAGGVPVTLGDVAHIQLGPEMRRGIAELDGMGEAVGGVVILRSGKNPRTTIAAVQAKLDELKASLPAGVEIVTTYDRSQLIDRAVENLTHKLIEEFIVVALVCAAFLWHLRSSLVAIVALPLGVLIAFIVMRYQGINANIMSLGGIAIAIGAMVDAAVVMIENAHKKVEAWQHVHPGETLKGEAHWQVMTQAAVEVGPALFFSLLIITLSFVPVFTLEAQEGRLFSPLAFTKTYAMAAAAGISVTLIPILMGYWIRGKLPAEARNPLNRGLIRLYRPLLEAVLRRPKLTLAVAALVFLTSLWPLSRLGGEFLPPLDEGDLLYMPSALPGLSARKAAELLQQTDRMIKTVPEVVSVFGKAGRAESATDPAPLEMFETTIQFKPRDQWRPGMTPDRLVEELDRVVQVPGLTNIWIPPIRNRIDMLATGIKSPIGVKIAGINLADIDRVAQDVERVAKTIPGVSSALAERLTGGRYIDIDIDRTAAARYGLNIADVQSVVAGLIGGENIGETVEGLARYPINVRYPREWRDTVERLIDLPIVTPVGSQITLGTVAHIRVTDGPPMLKSENARPNGWVYVDVRGRDLASTVADLRAAVTREVRLEPGISLAYSGQFEFLERANARLKLVVPATLLIIFLLLYLTFARFDEAVLIMATLPFALTGGIWFLYLMGFNLSVATGVGFIALAGVSAEFGVIMLTYLKQAWFDRIDAGAETESGLLDAIHRGAVLRVRPLAMTGGVIIAGLLPILWGSGTGSEVMSRIAAPMIGGMVTAPLLSLFVIPAAYRLMRRRQLPFSPTKPKGE, from the coding sequence GTGATCGCCGGGTTGATCCGCTGGTCGGTCGATAACCGCTTCCTGGTACTGCTGGCCACCGTGTTCATCGCGGCTTGGGGGCTCTGGTCTGTCAAAACCACGCCCATCGATGCGCTGCCTGATCTTTCGGACGTACAGGTCATCGTTCGCACCAGCTATCCGGGTCAGGCCCCGCAGATCGTCGAGAACCAGATTACGTACCCATTGACCACCACGATGCTTTCGGTGCCTGGCGCAAAGACGGTGCGCGGTTTTTCCTTCTTCGGCGACAGCTTCGTCTACGTGTTATTCGAGGACGGTACCGATCTGTACTGGGCACGCTCGCGCGTGCTGGAATATCTCAACCAGGTGCAAGGACGATTGCCGGCTACGGCGCGGTCGTCGCTGGGACCGGACGCCACCGGCGTGGACTGGATATATGAATACGCGCTGATCGACAAGACCGGCTGGCACGACTTGGCGCAATTGCGCTCCCTGCAGGACTGGTTTCTAAAATTCGAATTGAAGGCGCTACCCAACGTGGCCGAAGTGGCGACGGTAGGCGGCATGGTCAAGCAATACCAGGTATTACCCGATCCGGTGAAGCTCGCCAGTCTCGGCATCACCCACGCGCAGGTGATTGACGCCATCACCCGGGCGAATCAGGAGACCGGCGGCGGCGTTCTGGAATTGGGTGAAGCCGAGTTGATGGTTCGCGCCAATGGTTATCTCAAATCGATCGCCGACTTCCAAGCAATCCCGCTAGCGCTCGCCGGTGGCGTTCCTGTGACCTTGGGGGATGTGGCGCATATCCAACTCGGCCCGGAGATGCGACGGGGAATCGCGGAACTGGATGGGATGGGCGAAGCGGTGGGCGGTGTGGTCATCTTACGCTCGGGCAAGAACCCGCGCACGACCATCGCGGCGGTGCAGGCCAAGCTCGACGAGCTGAAGGCCAGCCTGCCGGCGGGAGTGGAGATCGTCACCACCTACGACCGTAGCCAGCTGATCGACCGTGCCGTGGAAAACCTCACTCACAAGCTTATCGAGGAATTTATCGTCGTTGCGCTTGTGTGTGCGGCGTTCCTGTGGCATCTCAGATCATCGCTGGTCGCCATCGTGGCGCTGCCATTGGGCGTGCTCATCGCCTTCATCGTCATGCGTTACCAAGGCATCAATGCCAATATCATGTCCCTGGGCGGGATCGCCATCGCGATTGGCGCGATGGTCGACGCAGCGGTGGTGATGATCGAGAACGCGCACAAGAAGGTCGAGGCCTGGCAGCACGTCCATCCGGGTGAGACGCTCAAAGGCGAGGCACACTGGCAGGTGATGACCCAGGCCGCCGTCGAAGTCGGTCCGGCGCTGTTTTTCTCACTGCTCATTATCACCCTGTCCTTCGTTCCCGTTTTTACTCTGGAGGCGCAGGAGGGACGCCTGTTCAGCCCGCTGGCCTTCACCAAAACCTATGCCATGGCGGCCGCAGCCGGGATTTCGGTGACATTGATACCGATCCTGATGGGCTATTGGATTCGCGGGAAACTGCCGGCCGAGGCGCGCAACCCCCTTAACCGCGGCCTGATCCGCTTGTATCGTCCGCTGCTCGAAGCCGTCCTCCGACGCCCGAAACTCACACTCGCTGTGGCCGCGCTCGTGTTTCTGACTTCATTGTGGCCGCTGAGCCGGCTGGGTGGTGAATTTCTACCGCCGCTTGACGAGGGTGACCTGCTCTACATGCCGAGCGCACTGCCGGGCTTGTCAGCCCGGAAGGCCGCCGAGCTCCTGCAACAGACCGATCGCATGATTAAAACGGTCCCTGAAGTCGTCTCCGTGTTCGGCAAGGCCGGTCGCGCCGAGAGCGCCACCGATCCGGCACCGCTAGAGATGTTCGAGACTACTATACAGTTCAAACCCCGGGACCAATGGCGGCCGGGGATGACGCCGGACCGGCTGGTGGAAGAACTGGACCGGGTTGTCCAAGTGCCGGGGTTAACCAATATCTGGATTCCGCCGATCCGCAACCGCATTGATATGCTGGCCACCGGGATCAAGAGCCCCATCGGCGTCAAGATTGCCGGTATCAATTTGGCTGACATCGATCGCGTTGCGCAAGACGTTGAACGCGTCGCCAAGACCATCCCCGGTGTCTCATCGGCTCTGGCTGAACGTCTCACTGGCGGGCGTTACATCGATATTGATATCGACCGGACGGCGGCAGCCCGCTACGGCCTCAACATCGCCGACGTGCAATCGGTCGTGGCCGGCCTGATCGGCGGCGAAAACATCGGCGAGACGGTTGAGGGTCTCGCCCGTTATCCGATCAATGTGCGCTATCCTCGCGAATGGCGCGACACGGTGGAACGCCTGATCGATCTGCCCATCGTCACCCCGGTGGGCAGTCAGATTACGCTCGGAACAGTAGCGCACATCCGGGTGACGGACGGTCCACCTATGCTCAAGAGCGAGAACGCGCGGCCCAATGGGTGGGTCTATGTTGATGTGCGTGGCCGTGATCTCGCTTCCACCGTGGCCGATCTGCGTGCCGCCGTAACTCGAGAGGTGCGACTCGAGCCCGGCATTAGCCTTGCCTACTCCGGTCAATTCGAGTTTCTTGAACGTGCTAATGCCCGACTCAAGCTGGTTGTTCCCGCAACCTTATTGATTATATTTCTGCTGTTGTATCTGACCTTCGCCCGCTTCGACGAGGCAGTGCTTATCATGGCCACGCTTCCCTTCGCGCTCACCGGCGGGATATGGTTCCTGTACCTGATGGGCTTTAACCTGTCGGTCGCAACCGGCGTCGGTTTCATCGCGCTCGCCGGCGTTTCCGCCGAGTTTGGCGTGATCATGCTGACGTATCTCAAGCAGGCGTGGTTCGATCGCATCGACGCAGGCGCTGAGACCGAATCCGGATTGCTCGACGCCATCCACCGGGGGGCGGTACTGCGCGTGCGACCGTTGGCCATGACGGGTGGAGTGATCATCGCGGGCCTGTTGCCCATCCTGTGGGGCAGCGGCACCGGCAGCGAGGTCATGAGCCGCATTGCCGCACCCATGATCGGCGGTATGGTAACAGCACCACTTTTGTCGCTCTTTGTGATTCCGGCGGCATACCGGCTGATGCGCCGCCGCCAACTTCCATTCAGCCCAACTAAACCTAAAGGAGAATGA
- a CDS encoding MBL fold metallo-hydrolase yields MFFRQLATKEASLSYLFGCGGKGKAVAIDVVAGDEPWFIEEAARQNVTITHVIDTHVHADHYSGGRSLAMRIGAPYCLHESNLGRVQFAFHPLKDGDIIEVGNVMIEVMHTPGHTPDSICLLVTDRRRGEAPWFVVTGDSLFVGAIGRPDLAGKETEMAAQLYDCLHARLLKLPDEVELYPGHQAGSVCGAGISGKPSSTLGFERRWNPALSMGKAEFVEYLTRDIPPRPAEMDGIVAANLGV; encoded by the coding sequence ATGTTCTTCAGGCAACTGGCGACGAAGGAGGCATCCCTGTCCTATCTGTTCGGCTGCGGCGGCAAGGGCAAGGCCGTGGCTATCGACGTGGTCGCGGGCGACGAACCGTGGTTCATCGAGGAAGCAGCCCGCCAAAATGTCACCATCACGCACGTCATCGACACCCACGTGCATGCGGACCATTACTCGGGCGGGCGGAGTCTCGCGATGCGGATCGGCGCGCCCTACTGTCTGCACGAAAGTAACCTGGGTCGCGTCCAATTTGCGTTTCATCCGCTGAAAGACGGTGACATCATCGAGGTGGGTAATGTGATGATCGAGGTGATGCACACCCCGGGTCACACGCCGGACAGCATCTGCCTGCTGGTCACTGACCGTCGTCGCGGCGAGGCGCCGTGGTTCGTGGTGACGGGCGACAGCCTGTTTGTCGGGGCCATCGGCCGGCCCGATCTGGCTGGCAAGGAAACGGAGATGGCGGCGCAGCTCTACGACTGCCTGCACGCCAGGCTCCTCAAGCTGCCGGACGAGGTTGAACTTTATCCAGGTCATCAGGCCGGCAGCGTCTGTGGCGCCGGGATCTCAGGGAAGCCATCGTCGACCCTCGGCTTCGAGAGGCGCTGGAACCCGGCGCTGTCGATGGGCAAGGCCGAATTCGTCGAATACCTCACGCGCGATATACCGCCGCGGCCGGCGGAGATGGACGGGATCGTCGCGGCGAATCTCGGCGTTTGA
- a CDS encoding TolC family protein yields the protein MYLFKCAAHWRRCSICHVGLLTLLVVFPSVGSADTLSFDDALARAIREAPAVAVNAAQVDAAKQAAIPAGELPEPRLELGVDNLPIEGPDRYSLTQDFMTMRRIGLMQEFPNHAKREARVAAARAQVQIAEAQTRITRLTVVRETATAWIARDTVERQLTRIDALVDQNHLLDEAVRAQLAAGTGMMTDAVTVRQEAALIDERRDELLARRAQAIAALRRWVGAAADFPVTGTAPDWPITRETLAHGLHRHPELELFDPQAGMLDAQIAEARAGERPDWALELAYQKRGPEFGDMAMLQVSVDLPLFPGSRLDPQVAARRAERESLDAEREAVLREHTAMLEGDLAEYQRLSSAVRRQREVLLPLTDEKISLATAAWRGNKGSLADVVTARIERIDTELKIIALEGERAQLAARLHYAYGDTGANP from the coding sequence ATGTATCTTTTCAAATGCGCTGCCCATTGGCGGCGATGTTCAATCTGTCATGTTGGTCTGCTGACCTTGCTGGTAGTCTTTCCCAGCGTTGGTAGCGCCGACACACTTTCTTTTGACGACGCCTTGGCCCGGGCTATACGCGAGGCTCCCGCTGTCGCCGTGAATGCAGCTCAAGTTGACGCCGCAAAGCAGGCCGCCATCCCGGCCGGCGAATTGCCCGAACCCAGGCTTGAACTGGGAGTAGACAACTTGCCGATCGAGGGCCCGGACCGCTATAGCCTGACTCAGGATTTTATGACGATGCGGCGGATCGGGCTGATGCAGGAGTTTCCCAATCATGCCAAGCGCGAGGCGCGGGTAGCGGCAGCGCGGGCGCAGGTGCAGATCGCCGAGGCACAAACGCGCATCACACGGCTGACCGTAGTGCGGGAGACAGCGACGGCCTGGATTGCCCGCGATACAGTAGAGCGGCAATTGACGCGCATCGACGCCTTGGTCGATCAAAATCACCTGCTCGATGAGGCCGTACGTGCACAGTTGGCAGCGGGTACGGGTATGATGACGGACGCGGTCACGGTCCGGCAGGAAGCCGCCCTGATCGACGAACGACGGGATGAGTTGCTCGCCCGCCGTGCACAGGCCATTGCCGCCCTCCGGCGTTGGGTCGGCGCCGCGGCCGACTTCCCCGTCACGGGCACCGCACCCGATTGGCCGATTACACGGGAAACACTGGCGCACGGCCTGCATCGGCACCCGGAACTCGAGCTGTTCGACCCCCAAGCGGGAATGCTGGATGCGCAGATCGCCGAGGCGCGCGCCGGCGAACGGCCGGACTGGGCATTGGAACTGGCTTACCAGAAGCGCGGTCCGGAATTCGGCGACATGGCCATGCTGCAGGTGAGCGTGGATCTGCCACTGTTTCCCGGCTCGCGCCTGGATCCCCAGGTCGCTGCGCGGCGCGCCGAACGAGAATCCCTTGATGCCGAGCGCGAGGCCGTATTGCGCGAGCATACCGCCATGCTGGAAGGGGATCTGGCCGAATATCAGAGGCTCTCGAGCGCGGTCCGGCGCCAACGCGAGGTGTTGCTGCCGTTGACTGATGAAAAAATCAGTCTTGCCACAGCGGCTTGGCGCGGCAACAAGGGCAGTCTGGCAGACGTCGTGACTGCCCGAATTGAACGCATCGATACCGAACTCAAGATCATCGCCCTCGAAGGTGAGCGTGCGCAACTGGCGGCGCGCCTGCACTACGCGTACGGCGACACAGGAGCAAACCCATGA
- a CDS encoding class I SAM-dependent methyltransferase, giving the protein MPGYDPQAYEAWYHTSRGAWIADREFTLLMRMMRPTHHASLLDVGCGTGYFSRRFAAAGLSITGIDPDEAMLAFAVGQDGGIDYLQGDALALPFADGSFDHCAAITSLCFIDDPVRALREMLRIARRSIMLGLLNRHSRLYRQKYGRGGYLNARWDGSEDIRRWIARINPHLQTEIRSAVFFPGENPVARSAELCLSNRLPWGGFLAVVLRQSEG; this is encoded by the coding sequence ATGCCGGGATATGATCCGCAGGCTTATGAAGCCTGGTATCACACCTCACGCGGCGCCTGGATCGCCGACCGCGAGTTCACGCTTCTGATGCGCATGATGCGCCCGACGCACCATGCGAGCCTGCTCGACGTCGGCTGCGGCACCGGATATTTCAGCCGTCGCTTTGCTGCGGCCGGCCTGAGCATCACCGGCATCGATCCTGACGAAGCGATGCTCGCCTTCGCAGTGGGACAAGACGGCGGCATCGATTACCTGCAGGGCGATGCATTGGCACTGCCCTTTGCGGATGGCTCATTTGATCATTGCGCTGCCATCACCAGCCTGTGCTTCATCGACGATCCGGTGCGCGCGCTGCGCGAGATGCTGCGCATCGCCCGCCGCAGCATCATGCTGGGTTTGCTCAATCGCCACAGCCGGTTGTATCGGCAGAAGTACGGGCGGGGCGGTTACCTGAATGCACGCTGGGACGGCAGCGAGGATATCCGGCGATGGATTGCCAGGATCAATCCGCATCTGCAAACGGAGATTCGTTCGGCCGTCTTCTTTCCAGGCGAGAATCCCGTCGCGCGATCCGCCGAACTGTGCCTGTCGAATCGGCTCCCTTGGGGAGGCTTTCTCGCCGTGGTGCTGCGTCAATCAGAAGGTTGA
- a CDS encoding MFS transporter, whose protein sequence is MPYQEMIQDYRFGIRDNLVQFSHQLIQVFLVGLTLGTVRTVVPALAESEFGVPQGSFMLLMAFVVAFGFVKGAMNFAAGRLSERLGRKTVLLLGWALALPVPFMILYASTWSWIVAATILLGVNQGLTWSMTQTAKLDITRPDQRGLTIGFNEFSGYLGVAVAGIVTGYMAAAFGPRNGLLIFGLAVIVAALLLTAVWVKETLHWARAEGARHAAGHVTGPKPRFPRNISDTPATWEVFTLMSWRDRRMFAFSQAGLVEKFVDALVWVFYPVFLYQQGLSLAAIGWVVGVYGFVWGGAQFFTGKLSDHIGRRWPNILGMWICGGGVGLTLLGDGAGWWSFSAAVTGFGMALLYPNLSAAVADIAHPNWRGSAIGIYRFWRDLGYGIGALVLGLASQVTGALSTGFWIVAVAMFLSGLVLLVWGEETHPRLNPAP, encoded by the coding sequence ATGCCCTACCAGGAGATGATCCAGGACTATCGCTTCGGCATCCGTGACAATCTTGTGCAGTTCTCGCATCAGCTGATCCAGGTCTTCCTGGTCGGGCTGACGCTTGGAACGGTGCGCACCGTGGTACCGGCCCTGGCGGAGAGCGAGTTCGGTGTGCCCCAGGGATCCTTCATGCTGCTGATGGCCTTTGTCGTGGCGTTCGGGTTCGTCAAGGGGGCCATGAATTTCGCCGCCGGGCGGCTCTCGGAACGCCTGGGCCGCAAGACGGTGCTGCTGCTCGGCTGGGCACTGGCACTGCCGGTCCCGTTCATGATCCTCTATGCGTCGACCTGGAGCTGGATCGTCGCGGCTACGATCCTGCTCGGCGTCAACCAGGGTCTCACTTGGTCCATGACCCAGACCGCCAAGCTGGATATCACCCGTCCCGATCAGCGCGGCCTTACGATCGGTTTCAACGAGTTCTCGGGTTACCTCGGCGTTGCGGTGGCCGGGATCGTGACGGGTTACATGGCGGCTGCGTTCGGTCCGCGTAACGGCCTGCTTATCTTCGGACTCGCGGTGATCGTCGCCGCTCTGTTACTGACGGCAGTCTGGGTAAAGGAGACCCTGCATTGGGCCAGGGCGGAAGGTGCACGACACGCCGCAGGGCATGTAACTGGACCCAAGCCGCGTTTCCCCCGCAATATCTCCGACACACCGGCGACTTGGGAGGTATTCACCCTCATGTCGTGGCGCGACAGACGCATGTTCGCGTTCAGCCAGGCAGGGCTGGTCGAGAAGTTCGTCGATGCCCTGGTCTGGGTGTTCTATCCGGTCTTCCTATATCAGCAAGGCCTGAGTCTCGCGGCAATCGGCTGGGTGGTCGGTGTCTACGGCTTCGTCTGGGGTGGCGCCCAATTCTTCACCGGCAAGCTCTCAGATCATATCGGCCGGCGCTGGCCTAATATCCTCGGCATGTGGATCTGCGGCGGCGGTGTGGGTCTGACATTGCTCGGTGACGGGGCAGGGTGGTGGTCTTTCTCCGCCGCCGTGACCGGCTTCGGCATGGCGCTGCTCTATCCCAATCTATCCGCCGCCGTCGCTGATATTGCCCATCCCAACTGGCGCGGCTCGGCGATCGGGATCTATCGCTTCTGGCGCGATTTGGGCTACGGCATCGGCGCGCTGGTGCTCGGCTTGGCCTCCCAAGTCACTGGGGCGTTGAGTACCGGTTTCTGGATCGTTGCCGTAGCGATGTTTCTGTCGGGGCTGGTGTTGCTGGTCTGGGGGGAAGAGACTCATCCGAGGTTAAATCCTGCGCCTTGA
- a CDS encoding metalloregulator ArsR/SmtB family transcription factor, with the protein MHESRRIKNSLYDQVARIGKAVSSPKRLELIELLCQGEKGVEQLADEADMSIKLASAHLKELRQARLVEARRDGRQMIYRLTDDQVAGLWVALRACAEERLSELREAIETAVSHPQELAAVSGKALLQQARRGEVTVIDVRPASEYEAAHLPFARSIPLPELKKRLQELPADRPVVAYCRGPFCLMAKDAVALLNKKGFKAVRLDDGVAEWRAQGLPLAR; encoded by the coding sequence GTGCACGAATCTCGCCGGATCAAGAACTCGCTGTATGACCAGGTTGCCCGAATCGGTAAAGCCGTCTCCAGCCCCAAGCGGCTGGAGCTGATCGAGCTGCTTTGTCAGGGCGAGAAGGGCGTCGAGCAGCTGGCCGATGAAGCGGATATGTCGATCAAGCTGGCCAGCGCCCATCTCAAGGAGCTGCGCCAGGCGCGGCTGGTGGAGGCGCGGCGCGATGGCCGGCAGATGATTTATCGGTTGACGGACGATCAGGTCGCCGGATTGTGGGTCGCCCTGCGCGCCTGCGCCGAGGAACGCCTGTCGGAGTTGCGCGAGGCGATCGAGACTGCGGTTTCCCATCCGCAGGAACTGGCGGCGGTGAGCGGCAAGGCGTTGCTGCAACAGGCACGGCGCGGCGAGGTGACGGTGATCGATGTTCGACCCGCCAGTGAATATGAAGCCGCGCATCTGCCGTTTGCCCGCTCGATCCCGTTGCCCGAGCTCAAGAAGCGCCTGCAGGAGCTGCCCGCCGATCGGCCGGTCGTAGCCTATTGCCGGGGGCCGTTCTGCCTGATGGCGAAGGATGCCGTGGCGCTGTTGAACAAGAAGGGTTTCAAGGCCGTGCGCCTCGATGACGGCGTCGCAGAATGGCGCGCCCAAGGGCTGCCCCTGGCCCGGTGA